The genomic window GACTGTTCTAGATTTACAGGTACACGTTCACAAGGAAGGGGCTCTTCGTTTTCATCAGAGCTTGTACCTGATTCTCTAGTAACATTTGATGTCACCACTTCCTGTGTCCCTTCATTATCAGACTCAGAGTTTAACATCGGTGATGAAATAACCTCCTCTGTGTTCTTTTGAGGATctagaaaaatcaacaaagataaagaatcaTTAGTATCTCAGTCTATAAACTTATGTTCCCTACCAACACAAAATAATCAGGCAGATACTAGCCACCAGTATACATTAAGCAACTAACTGTACCAATGCATTTTTATTACCACTTCCTAACATAAGAGTTGTATTGGACTCGAAATAGGCTTACAAGGATTATCCTCTTGAATATCTTTGAGATATGGAAGCATTCTTCTGTAATTAACAGAACCTGGTGTCTTAAATAGCTTACCCCTAGAGAATGCCTGTTTCATGTAAAAAACAATCCCATGTTGGACAGATAGACACAAAACAAGGAAAACAGAAACTGAGAGATGAAAATTTCCATGGCCAACATGGAAGTAACCTTAAAACTAAGGCTTAGAAGCAAGCAAGCTTCTTCATAGATAGAATCTTACAGCATTTTTGTTAGGGGTGGATGCAATAACACTCTTCAAAGGGCTGGTGTCTCTACAGAAGCTTCCGGTTGAATCTTTATCATAGACACTGTCCATAGACTGCGAAACCGGTTTAGTGATGTTCTGACTCAAAGACTTTGAGCACCggcttgatgatgatgttccaTCTGTAAAACAATTGGCAATTTAGCATATCAAATTCCAGTTTTTGAtgtacacaaaacaaaaacaaacaagtacCATCTGAAGCTTGCATCAAGTATGGAAGCAGTCTCTTATAGCTGAAAGGACCAGTATTCTTGAATATCTTAGGTCGAGAACATGGAAGAAGAACCTgtggtaaaaaaaacaaatcaagcaacgaacaaaacttaaaatgtatcaatcaaacaaaacccacaaaaacacATACCGATTTTCTCCAGAGATTAGTATCACTTTTGTTCACTACTGATCCATTGATCTCTTCACTGATAGCTAACAATTCGGAATCTGGTGGCGTCGTTTGTGCAAAATCATCACCTAACCATAAAAAATATCTCAATAATCTATTCAACATTGATCCATTTTGTTCCAGACTCATACACTAGACATCGATGTTTactaaaatttgtaatgtgATTGAATCTACAGAtgataagataaaaaaaacatactgTTTGAATTGTCACAGTCGCATAGACATTCATGATTTTGTCtcttggtttgatttttatctTTGCAGTTACATTCGCAGTCGGTGGAGATCGGAGTTGGAGAGAAGACGCGTCGGAGACGAATATCTTTGATGGTGGCTCGTGGATACGTAGGTGTGATTTTAGAATCGATTTTTTGATAGAGTGATGGTGAATGATGGACGCTAGATCGGTTTCTGCTTTGAGATACGGTGGTTGCGATTCgttggttttgtgattttctttGAGGGAGGATCTCTGTAGCTGGAGAAGACGAGAATCGCATTCTCTTCCGagggatttgatttgattccgCCATTGTTGAACCTTCgtcaagagagagagagagagagagagagcggtttttctttaatattttatttttggaggGAATGATAAGAAAGGAGGTGGGTTAGCTTGTGGATGTTTGGCGGGAAACTAGATGGCGGGAAAGGAGTAACGCATTGATTTTGTGCGGGAAAGAGTTTATAAGGCCTAGAGAATGTTGTTGAGCTAGGCCCATTTAAGCCCGCTATGAATATAGGTTTTGTGGTTTTAGTCATTTATTTCccctttttttattcttctgaGCTAGGAAcaattttattgataaaacaagaatttaggttgttttcctttatttttcttattacttCATGGTTCCATTTTAAATAGTGAATGTGATTCTTTGGCTatctgaagaaaacaaaattttaatgtaATAGTAATAGTTTCTTACTCAACTAAGCAGgaaaatttgaaacataaatagGCTAGAGAAGCATgtttgagtaaaaaaaaaaaaaataggctAGAGAATATATGTATCTATCAAATTATATGCATATTCAATCTTTGAAACCTAATTCACTTTATGAAAATGTATATTACTAATCAGTTTTTACTTCTATCTATATAAAGATGCATCGTACATGCATgtattgttatatttttatataaatatcgTTGAAATTGGTATTGTGTCGTGTAAAGGTGGttataatgtataataattcaaaatttctcttCGGTAATGTGATCATTTCTTTTACTTAAAAACATCCTCTTGTTAAAAGTGTAAGCTCGTATACTCAATCAATAGGGCAATACTTCTATTGTCGACAAAACAATAActattttgggttttgggaCACCCAAAAAAGGGAAAAGTTCTTACAGGACATGCAGACACGAGAACAGACTGTCACATGCAATGCTGATCGTCATTCTCATTCATCACCAAGTTTCTCACGTCCACATATGTAAAAGCAGATAATgcagtttcatcatttttttatatatatgagaagTGTAACTATAACCATATCGTAtaaaaaatctctatatatagatagacATAGATTTAGGAAATATTTCTTTCgattttcttccaaaatccAGCAGCGCCGTCAAGATTCTTAAGAATGATTTAGTCACAGCTCATCGATGTATTAAAtgattataaaacaaaatcacacaGCTCATCGAATGCTTTTATGCTCAAGTGCTTTGTCTACTTTACATTACATTcataaaacgaaaaaaaaaagataaagataactTCTTCTTATGAATTCTAgagttttcagtttttggcatcttaaaaatattaagattcTGAAGTTGTAAGTcagaaatttttgaaaaagtgtaATCTTGTCAACATTTGAGCATGTTATCTACACATTCTTGTATCACCAATTCTCGATGTAGTCGAACTTAAGAAGTAGATAAGAATGGCGTGGACCTCAAACATATATTACAAActttaattttcaataaaactacAATATTAGGTTGGACGTTTTAAAATGTATACTGTAAAAAAAACGAATGTTAGAAAATTATTGACGAGATGTAcaacaatatttttctaacaATGTATTTTGTAAACTTCTGATTGGCATGACACGCTCGATCGCAACCCTGCTAGCGactaatcaaaataaagaCGTCCATTCTTTTCTATTTGGCTTTCCAAACAACAATTAACCATTTTGGAAAATGCATTACTAAACTCACAACTCCGTCgatcaacaaaatcagaaactgCATCTCTTCTATTTGGGATTACCCTCCTCTTTGCAACAAAATGCTCATGCAAACGTATTTCGCAGAAAATTACCCACGAAAATTTCTCTCAATTTTGCTTATACTTTCTAAATTTcgagaaataatatttttcttcatcttttgtaAATGCGCTTCTTTCTGTTAGCAATAAACtgtaattataataatttgtttgcaaactaaaacaaatgtACTAAAATGGCAGACTAAATTTAATAACCAAATAGTGTTTATTATTGTCATGTCATACACCGAATTTACGCCATGTAGAAGTAAAagatcaaattaaataacattacTGCTGAATTTTTCGTtagtataattaaaaagagaacATGTATAAGGTAGACTGTATGTAGTCTATGTAGAtgttatataaatgattttttttttctttcaactatatatagattagCTAGGTCGGttgtattacaaaattaaatagtagtaatattttattttaaaagaattgtgttgaaaattttgatcgATCGCCTCTCGCTCTTTAATAAGCCATTGactctttaaaacaaaaaaaaacttgaacaaATTCCATTTGtctattattttaataaatacggtgttaaactaaaatagtataaaataatatccAATAAACTGTATGTTTGTTGACAGAAAAGaatataatgattttaaaacttcaaagaCCCAAGTTTCTTTTGACCAAAATCTATTGCCTTCATTTATTATAACTCGCATACTGTTTTACTCATACAGATCATTAAAAAACTATAAGCAATTACATAACTTGCTTACAATCATTGAAATAGACGCACATGTTTGCCGGAATGATGAAAACCATATTGGTCACACCCTTCACCTAACAAAGGGTGTGATCACCAAAAATCACATCACTTGCttaatttttcataaaaacCGATATTTCTAATGATGTTAATTGGCAAATATgataatatatgaaatatttactttGAAATATGAGagtaaaaaaattgaaacaacatttcttttgttatctaATTACATTACGCAAGTTATTTTGGTTCAAGTTACCCCAACATTGCATGTTATCatgttatcaatcaatacaATAATCGATCAAGTTGCATAGCATAATAGCATACTCCATTTATGGAACTATAATTACTCAACTCGAGCTTCGAATTATGGTGGAAAGCTGCAGCAAAGTATTGCAATGAATGCGGCATCTATAGCTATGCCAGTCGGTCAACACAATCTATAAGCTATAGCACTACTATAGTCCTTGTGGTCCTACTCAGCCACCACAAAAGGTTCAAGGCTTCAAGCTTCAAAGGTTCGACCACATTCATTCACAATCATCATTTAACACATAAATAATCTCCATTATCACCTCCTTAAATTATGCTTCAAAAACTTTCTTAATTACCGACCATACTACCAAACACAAATTATGATTCCAATTTAATCTCCATTATTACAACCACCTTCCCTCAATAATAACCTCAAATCAATTAAACCCAAATTTCCATTATTATCATCCATATCTTTAAAACACTACTTATTACAAACAAACCTAATCCCTTTATTCATACATTATTACaccttttatattttcataacaaaaacgcgtagtttctgtttttaacGGAACGGGACGGAAATAATAATATGGTTAGATTTATAATAGTAATGATCTGTTGAATAAGCTAAGTAACGACACCTCACTCTTCGCTTGCTTCcattcatcatctctctctctctctctcttcccaaaaatcaaaaaacagaaaaattacCAAACCCTACcaatctccttcttcctcctcctcctccttccttcttcatcctcctcctctctaCGCGCCGCGCGTGTTCTCTAATCAATGGAGGCTCCTACGCCTCTCCTCCTTCTCGTCCTCCTCACAACCATAACCTTCTTCACCACCTCCGTCGCTGATGACCAAACAGCAATGCTCGCTTTAGCTAAATCATTCAATCCTCCGCCGTCAGATTGGTCTTCCACCACCGATTTCTGCAAATGGTCCGGCGTACGATGTACCGGCGGTCGTGTCACAACCATCAGCCTCGCTGATAAATCTCTCACCGGATTCATCGCACCTGAGATCTCGACTCTTTCAGAGCTCAAATCTGTTTCTATTCAACGTAACAAACTCTCCGGTACAATCCCTTCGTTTGCTAAACTCTCGTCTCTTCAAGAGATCTATATGGATGAGAATAATTTCGTCGGAGTTGAAACCGGAGCTTTCGCCGGACTTACTAGTCTCCAGATCTTGAGTTTAAGCgataacaacaacattacTACTTGGAGTTTCCCATCGGAGCTCGTCGATTCGACTTCTCTCACTACGATTTATCTCGATAACACAAACATCGCCGGAGTTTTGCCTGACATTTTCGATTCCTTAGCTTCTCTTCAAAATCTCCGGTTATCTTACAACAACATCACCGGCGTTTTACCACCGTCGCTTGGAAAATCTTCGATTCAGAATCTTTGGATCAACAATCAAGACCTAGGAATGTCAGGAACGATCGAAGTTCTTTCGAGTATGACGTCCTTGTCACAAGCTTGGCTTCACAAGAATCACTTCTTTGGACCGATTCCAGATCTCTCCAAGAGCGAGAATCTCTTCGATCTACAGCTCCGGGATAATGATTTAACCGGAATAGTACCTCCGACGCTTCTTACACTCGCTAGCTTGAAGAATATTTCTCTAGATAACAATAAATTTCAAGGACctcttcctttgttttcacCGGAGGTTAAAGTAACAATAGACCACAACGTTTTTTGTACTACTAAAGCTGGACAAAGCTGTAGTCCTCAGGTGATGACGCTTTTAGCGGTGGCTGGAGGTTTGGGATATCCTTCAATGTTGGCTGAGTCTTGGCAAGGTGATGATGCTTGTAGTGGTTGGGCTTATGTTAGTTGTGATTCAGCTGGGAAGAATGTTGTCACGTTGAATCTTGGGAAACATGGATTCACCGGGTTTATATCTCCGGCGATTGCGAATCTTACTTCATTGAAGAGTCTTTATCTTAATGGTAACGATTTGACTGGTGTTATTCCTAAGGAGTTGACATTTATGACTAGTTTGCAGTTAATTGATGTCTCGAATAACAATCTTAGAGGGGAGATACCTAAGTTTCCGGCTACGGTGAAGTTTAGTTACAAACCGGGGAATGCTTTGTTGGGAACTAATGGTGGAGATGGTTCGAGTCCTGGAACTGGTGGTGCTAGTGGTGGTCCTGGTGGGTCttctggtggtggtggtagtaAGGTTGGTGTGATTGTTGGTGTGATTGTGGCGGTTTTAGTGTTTCTTGCCATTTTAGGATTTGTggtttataaatttgttatgaAGAGGAAGTATGGGAGGTTTAATAGGACGGATCCTGAGAAGGTTGGGAAGATTTTGGTTAGTGATGCTGTATCTAATGGTGGTAGTGGTAATGGTGGATATGCTAATGGGCATGGAGCTAATAACTTCAATGCTTTGAATAGTCCTAGTAGTGGTGACAATAGTGATCGTTTCCTTCTTGAAGGTGGAAGTGTTACCATTCCAATGGAGGTTCTTCGCCAGGTTACAAATAATTTCAGTGAGGATAACATATTGGGCAGAGGGGGTTTCGGTGTCGTGTATGCTGGAGAATTACACGATGGAACAAAGACTGCTGTTAAGAGGATGGAATGTGCAGCAATGGGTAATAAAGGAATGAGCGAGTTTCAGGCTGAGATAGCGGTACTTACTAAGGTCAGGCATAGACATTTGGTTGCTCTATTGGGTTACTGTGTGAACGGGAACGAGAGGTTGCTTGTCTATGAGTACATGCCACAGGGAAATCTTGGACAGCATTTGTTTGAGTGGAGTGAACTCGGTTACTCTCCTTTGACATGGAAACAGAGAGTGAGCATTGCTTTAGACGTGGCAAGAGGTGTGGAATATCTCCATAGCTTGGCTCAACAAAGCTTCATCCACAGAGATTTAAAGCCCTCTAACATCCTTCTAGGAGATGACATGAGAGCCAAGGTTGCTGATTTTGGATTGGTCAAGAACGCACCTGATGGTAAATACTCTGTTGAAACAAGATTAGCAGGCACATTCGGTTATCTAGCACCAGAATACGCCGGTAAGTTCATTCTTCTCATCTCTACTAATGTTAATTTCACAATGTGCTTAGTCTGTGTTATCTTACTATGCAAAGAGTTTATACATTCTGCCATTACGGCTGCATTGGTTGCACTGGATATTGATGTTATAATATATGGTTGCAGCTACTGGAAGAGTAACGACGAAAGTGGATGTGTATGCATTTGGTGTGGTTCTCATGGAAATACTAACTGGAAGAAAAGCTTTAGATGATTCATTACCAGACGAGAGATCTCATCTAGTCACATGGTTCAGAAGAATCCtaatcaacaaagaaaacatcCCAAAGGCACTCGACCAAACCTTAGAAGCAGACGAGGAAACAATGGAGAGCATTTACAGAGTTGCTGAGCTAGCTGGACACTGCACAGCCCGCGAACCTCAACAAAGACCCGACATGGGCCACGCAGTAAACGTGCTAGGTCCACTTGTAGAGAAGTGGAAACCGTCGtgccaagaagaagaagagagtttcGGAATCGATGTGAACATGAGTTTACCTCAAGCTCTACAAAGATGGCAAAACGAAGGAACATCGTCATCAACAATGTTCCATGGAGACTTCTCTTATTCTCAGACACAGTCTAGTATTCCTCCTAAAGCCTCTGGCTTTCCTAATACTTTCGATTCAGCTGATGGTCGGTGACACCAAACTTTGTGTCGATCTGTGACAAATCGTTGTtactaagtttttttctttcattttggctttggctttttttcttcttttatggtatgatgattatatttatatattgtaaGCACATATTTGCGTCTGACCTCTTTGAGCAATCGCATTTGTTCATTCTTTTCAAGAAAAGTTGTATTCCGTAGCTAGGTTTtgagaaaagaacaaaagaagtCTTGTTAGTTTCAAGTGGTGTAACTTAGAATCTTCACATACTGTAGTTGTTATTTGTGATTTGTAAAcgtcttgtttttttttttgttgttgttttttgtttgttttaaagtttgttttgCCGCGTGAAACGGATATAACttgtaaaaatgtaaatgtcACAATCATTTGATGAGTGTTACAGGCTGTGTTTTAATTGTGGAGCTAAAGAAGCCAAAGACTTATTGCCACCTTTTACGGCTCAATTTTggataatattaatattaggGCGTTCGTTGTGTTGATAAGCTCAAGTCACAatcttttatttggtttacttattcttattcttatctactgtttttttttccttgcaACATCTTATAATAATTTGCCTAAAGAGAGTAAGAAATGAGTCGGatcttttgagaaaatatttgtcCTCAATTTTACGTTAGAAAAAACTGCATGGGAAAGTATTAAAGAATAAAGTGATGGGAAAAGAGAGCATAGATCGGGTTGGAAATTGATTTGGAAACAAGAGCTACAAGTCTTATAACTTTAGGTGAAGCATATGATGGGTGATGAAAAAATGAATGCCAAAAGTAAGATCCAATttaaaaacactttaaaaggggaataaagaagagaaagaagcatgTTACTATATTCCCataaagttgaaaaagaagaaataaaagtagggtttatgttttttttttttttaaatactaaAAGCTGAGATTTATGCTGGGGTTTATATGttaatcttttcttcttaattgacttttaaaactttttaatacTATAAGAAATGGACATCTGAATCATTAATTAGAAgacaaaaagtgaaaaagaaaagactaaTAACCTTTTTGTTCAGTCTAAATATCTTTAGGAACCAAATCACATGTACATTGGTAATTTGGTCTCTTGACTTTATCCTCGGCATAATGAATCCACAAACGCTCAACCATTGgttactttatttttaaaaagcatTTACTTGAGTATTACACTAACTAGTGTTTAGGGATGATGTAATGGATTTAGAAACGCGTTATGAAAATGACCAAACTACCTTTTCCTGATTATCAACTATTATGCTAATGTCATGAACATACATCACATAGATTCTCTTTTGAATGTGGTCGGACCTACATTTTAACTTATTATAATAACTTTCTCTTATTAATTGCTATCGTAAGTTGTCATATCTAACAACAATTTACGTTTTAGAGAATTTTGGCAAATGGGTTTTGGAGTAGACAAGTAAGATACGTTTGGGGACCAAATAAGAAGGTGCTTAGTAGACCTTAGCTAGACAAGAAGGTAATTACAAAACTAGTGAAAGCCCAACAAAGGCCTATAGATTAAGACATCACTTTTATTTATGCTTCCAAGTGTATTTgattaaaaacgaaaatgaCCTCCTCATTGAACGGttgatatatattcaaaagatgCCCAAAACTCTACATAGAAATGAAACACAAAATCATTTACTCATTgtacttctttcttctcattgTGGAAACAATATACAGGAGCCTGCCATTTCTCGTCTTCTAGGACAGCTCCAACTTCAAATGTCATCACATGAGCTTCTCTACCTGGAATAAACTTTCAGTATTTGGTCAAAGCCAGATAAATAAAATGACTCATAATTCAATAGTAGTATAGTATAGTATCCATCAGTTCACCTGTATAGAAGATCCACTGTACAGGTCTCTTGGTGACAACATCTTCATAGTACCATAAGAACTCAACTTTTTCCCATACGTTGCATAAAAACCCATTTACATGTCGTTGACCCATATACTTTGCTCCATCTAGCCAATTTGGTCTCAAGATTCCAACCTTGAAtcgagttaaaaaaaaatccaagacTAGTCTCAGCAACATACTAAAACATTTCTGTTTCTGAAACCAATAAAGAACTACAAAATCTACCGTACAACTTTACCTAGGCATATACTTGAGTCAGTGAGTGTATCACTGAAAACAATACCGTGGAACCTTATGTTTCTATCATAAGCACAATCAAAAATTTCCCATCAAAAACTCAAGGATGAATGACTTGGAACCTCTATATAACTGCAGTCCAAAATATTACCAAGTCCTACTCACTATTCTTATTTCTTAGATTCCTATTGTGGCTCATTGCAGCTTATCATGACCATCACTTAATTGTTGATATTCAAATGATCATAGATTCatcaatcaaagaagaaacagaagcatTACATGCTACACTCCCACATTGACACGAAAACGTCCATTTGCTTACAACAAACACGGAGATCTAAGCCATACTCTCCATTGAATGAAATAAAGCACCACAAAAACATAGGATAGAGACTCTCCAAGTTTCTTTTCGCTGTATTTCAAAATCgaaacaaagccaaaaacacTACAAAATTCACAGGGTTCCCATATTTCTTCTTGCTTGCTTCAAAATGTGATGAATTTTGGGTAGTTCTCTAGCCAAAACACTACAAATTCTCCTCAAAATCAACATAGACTGCCAGAAACAGTCCTATGCATTACATATAGTAGCACATTCTCCTCAAAATGAAACTACTATGCATTATGAAATTCACAAAGCTGAGAGAGTGGCCATTTATGCAATTCACATTATACATCtctaaaactatattataagttcattatacatatgttttattaacatatacatCACATTATACATTATACACCTAAATTCACAAGGTCTTATAgttcttcttatttcttcAAATTGATCAACTGTCTTAGTCAATTATACTAcaaactttccaaaaaatCACAGAGACTAACATAAAGagcaaaaaacagaggaacTGATTATAGAGAGGACTAACCTCGAAATGAACGGTGCGACAAGTTTTAGAAGCGTCAAGAGTGTAGTAGAAAGAAGTGCCATTGTTCCATTCGAGGTCATAAGTGAGCTTACCAAGCTGCTTCTGAATGATGTTAAAGTTACGTCCATTGACCCAGTCATACCAAAGATCCACAATCTCCAATGACCCTGATTtgttcatcaacatcaacGCGTGGAACTGCTCCGGCCATACCGCAGGAACTGGCTCCTTCTCCGGCTCAGTACCGGCGGATATTTTGTCACCGACGGAGAGAACGAGGAGGAGGATAACGATGAAGGAATGGATTGGTTTTAAGACCATGTCGCTTGATGAGTTCTGGTTCAGATAAATGATATTAACTCACTGTAACGTTATCATTCATATATCTTTCCACGGtggaatatattttattaaatacaaatattttatactatactttaaataaaatttgataccaatagaaaaaaattaagtaaaaattTAGGTGTAGATGTAAAGATAATATGCAATgcaaaattttgaagtaagaaaaaaaatattagataatGGATTTTAAAACGAAACGGAATAAACCATTTTTATAGAAGAGGACGACAATTTACAGcataataaatttattcttaTGTAAAAATGGTTTATAGTTTATCCGAAACcgatttcttttacttttttccgATTTGCACTACTACAAACtttaatgatgataaacaaaaGCGTTTTAATTCACAAACAGATTTGTCCGTCTCAACCGTCGTAACTATTCGAACCTTACATATATAACTCAAACTGGAAAATACACATCAATATGTTGGGGAAACAAAGAATTGTcaacatttcttcttttttcatgtaaatgataatttgttgatgagatattatttaattaacacTCAAttatggaaaagaaaaaaatagcaaTACGTTCTACCAAGTTTGAGTGAACAATTGGACAAAGCGTTCTTGGTCGCCTTTGAACCAACCAACTAACCAGTCTTCTTTAACCTTTCATTAACGacactaattaaaaaagaaacaccaaAGCACTGTGAGAGTTCAAGAAGCAATTAATAGTTTGAGCTAAAAGCTTTTCTTGCATGAACGATATTATACTAATCCTTAAACACACTTCCTTAATCTCTTCTTAAATACTCCTCAACAAGCTCTCTTCTCCTTTATCCCAAATCACACTCAccactctctcttctcaacatttttctccaacaaaaacaaaaaacaatgacTCCTTTTGCTCTGTTCCTCTTCACTCTCCTTGCCCTTTCAAGTAAGTCTccttatatatacattaagaTTACTTAAACcataatctttctttttataactcacttatgtttttttataggtTCATGTTGCTCTGCCATTGGTCCACAAAACAACAGAACAGTGTTAGCACTTGCAAGCAGAATTGGGATCAACTATGGAAAATTAGGCAACaatcttccttttccttacCAATCAATCAACCTCATCAAAACCATTA from Arabidopsis thaliana chromosome 3, partial sequence includes these protein-coding regions:
- a CDS encoding transferring glycosyl group transferase (FUNCTIONS IN: molecular_function unknown; INVOLVED IN: biological_process unknown; LOCATED IN: vacuole; EXPRESSED IN: 20 plant structures; EXPRESSED DURING: 13 growth stages; BEST Arabidopsis thaliana protein match is: transferases, transferring glycosyl groups (TAIR:AT4G14100.1); Has 108 Blast hits to 104 proteins in 19 species: Archae - 0; Bacteria - 0; Metazoa - 8; Fungi - 0; Plants - 90; Viruses - 0; Other Eukaryotes - 10 (source: NCBI BLink).); the encoded protein is MVLKPIHSFIVILLLVLSVGDKISAGTEPEKEPVPAVWPEQFHALMLMNKSGSLEIVDLWYDWVNGRNFNIIQKQLGKLTYDLEWNNGTSFYYTLDASKTCRTVHFEVGILRPNWLDGAKYMGQRHVNGFLCNVWEKVEFLWYYEDVVTKRPVQWIFYTGREAHVMTFEVGAVLEDEKWQAPVYCFHNEKKEVQ